GGGCTGTCCTTGCCGCCAGCTCTCCCTACTTCTGTGACCAGGTACTTCTCAAAAACAGTGTCCGCGTTGTTCTACCCGATGTCATGCATGCGTGCGTATTCGAGCGCCTTCTCAATTCCTGCTACACGGGCACGCTCCTCTTACCTGCAGGGGAGGTCGTAGCTTTCCTTACGGCGGCAAGCTTCCTTCAGATGTGGCACGTAGTAGACAAGTGCACTGAGCTCCTGGAGGTAGGAGGCTCCTCTAGCTCTTTAGCATTCAAGTCTGGAGCAGGCCAGGGGGGGTCTGTTTGTGCTATTGGGGCTGAAGACAGACCCTCCCCTGGAGACAGCAGCTACCATAGCCCTGGGGATAACTCCATGGGCCTTGAGCCGAACAGACAAGCAGTGGATGGCTTTGCCAAGATGGAGATGGATCAACTTCTGGAAGGCAGCTTCTCTCCACCTGCTCTGGAGCCCAGTGTCCAGCCTAGTGGTAGCTGCTCCCCACCAGCAGAACCTGAGTGCTCAGGTAGCGAGGTTGCCAGTCAGAATGGAGAGGACGAAGAGCGTGGTGACGGGGCTTTGCAGTACGCTAGACCGACCTATGTCCCGCCAAGCATCATGGGCCACAGGAAGTGGGTCCATGTGAAAGCAGAGAGGCCTGAACGGGAGGATTGTGGTGGCTTGTTTTGTGGGGATGCTGTTGGCACAGACCCAGAAAAGATTAACTTTGGCCGCTCCCAGCCCTCAGCTAGTTCCTTGGATAACAGCATTGATGAAAAACTTGTCGCTcaattggaggaggagggcgtaGATGATGACCGACCTTATGAGGATCCGTTAGACTTCTATGGTACCACCATGGGCTTTTCAACTAATAAGGCTGATGGGACCTCCTTAGACTTGAAGGAAGATGCACTAGAAGGGGGAGCTGGCAGTAGTGGTGGTGGGGAACAAACCTCTGGTAGCCATCAGGAAGATGCGTCTCATTCAGGCTTTGCCTCCGTGGTTTACAAGCTCTACCCCTGTCAGTGTGGCAAGAGCTTCACCCACAAGAGCCAGCGTGACCGCCACATGAGCATGCACCTGGGCTTACGGCCTTATGGCTGTGCGGTGTGCGGCAAGAGCTTCAAGATGAAGCACCACCTTGTGGGCCACATGAAGATCCACACAGGCATCAAGCCGTACGAGTGCAGCCTCTGCTCCAAGAGGTTC
This is a stretch of genomic DNA from Osmerus mordax isolate fOsmMor3 chromosome 20, fOsmMor3.pri, whole genome shotgun sequence. It encodes these proteins:
- the zbtb43 gene encoding zinc finger and BTB domain-containing protein 43 is translated as MTTMESEGNALCVEFPNFSGSLLQKLNQQRQRGQLCDIVVVIQGHQYRAHRAVLAASSPYFCDQVLLKNSVRVVLPDVMHACVFERLLNSCYTGTLLLPAGEVVAFLTAASFLQMWHVVDKCTELLEVGGSSSSLAFKSGAGQGGSVCAIGAEDRPSPGDSSYHSPGDNSMGLEPNRQAVDGFAKMEMDQLLEGSFSPPALEPSVQPSGSCSPPAEPECSGSEVASQNGEDEERGDGALQYARPTYVPPSIMGHRKWVHVKAERPEREDCGGLFCGDAVGTDPEKINFGRSQPSASSLDNSIDEKLVAQLEEEGVDDDRPYEDPLDFYGTTMGFSTNKADGTSLDLKEDALEGGAGSSGGGEQTSGSHQEDASHSGFASVVYKLYPCQCGKSFTHKSQRDRHMSMHLGLRPYGCAVCGKSFKMKHHLVGHMKIHTGIKPYECSLCSKRFMWRDSFNRHTSSCTRTHQARGAVNDQPPAQMC